A stretch of Paenibacillus mucilaginosus 3016 DNA encodes these proteins:
- a CDS encoding adenine deaminase, which translates to MDRNNRRRPLADVLAELVATARGDRKASLVVVNAKLVNVCTAEILEGMAVGVQEGRIAYVGRKPEKLIGPQTRVVDAAGRYLAPGFLDGHCHIESTQLTVTQFARAVLPLGTTGGFFDAHEISNVLGLKGLRLMLEEARRTPLAAYMQVASCVPSTSPELETSGASFGPEEVAEAFGWGPDMIGLGEVMNFPGVVYGDAVMLGEIEAALRAGRVADGHFTWPSHDERLIAYAASGITGDHECVTKEDVAERIRLGMYAKMRRGSAWHDVEETIKAHTELGLDPRRMMLVTDDRSVESLVDEGHMNFVIRNAIRQGVKPVTAIQMATINTAERFGVVRDVGTITPGSCADMVLLDGHLADVNVAMTICAGEVVAEKGRMVVDLEPAAYPEEVVRSVRLAGTPKPEDFVIAAPVAAGTLTARVIRVQENHVETKAEQRPVEVRGGQVDLAATAGGLCKIAVLERHHGTGGRSVALVEGIGFGRPAALAMTVAHDSHNLLVIGNDDALMARAAARAAELQGGAVIALDDGGAELPLPIAGLLSDAPFEQVAEQSRRLSEALQDAGCRLNYAFMTLSLLALVVIPELRLSDKGLVQITAEGISRVPLFVE; encoded by the coding sequence ATGGACAGAAACAACCGCAGAAGACCGCTGGCGGATGTGCTGGCGGAGCTGGTGGCGACGGCCCGGGGAGACCGGAAGGCGAGTCTCGTCGTCGTCAATGCCAAGCTGGTGAACGTGTGTACGGCCGAAATCCTTGAGGGCATGGCCGTCGGCGTACAGGAGGGACGGATCGCTTATGTAGGAAGGAAGCCGGAGAAGCTGATCGGGCCGCAGACCCGCGTGGTCGATGCGGCGGGCCGCTATCTGGCGCCGGGCTTCCTGGACGGCCACTGCCATATCGAGAGCACGCAGCTCACGGTAACCCAGTTCGCCCGGGCGGTGCTCCCGCTCGGAACGACGGGCGGGTTCTTCGACGCCCACGAGATCTCGAACGTGCTCGGGCTGAAGGGCCTGAGGCTGATGCTGGAGGAAGCGCGGCGCACGCCGCTGGCCGCCTACATGCAGGTGGCCTCCTGCGTGCCTTCGACCTCGCCGGAGCTCGAGACGAGCGGCGCTTCCTTCGGCCCGGAGGAAGTGGCCGAAGCGTTCGGCTGGGGACCGGACATGATCGGCCTCGGCGAGGTGATGAACTTCCCTGGCGTCGTCTACGGCGATGCCGTGATGCTCGGTGAGATCGAAGCGGCGCTGCGGGCGGGGCGTGTGGCGGACGGCCACTTCACCTGGCCGTCCCACGACGAGCGCCTGATCGCGTATGCGGCCAGCGGCATCACGGGCGACCACGAATGCGTGACGAAGGAAGACGTGGCCGAACGCATCCGCCTCGGCATGTACGCCAAGATGCGCCGGGGCTCGGCGTGGCATGACGTCGAGGAGACGATCAAGGCGCACACGGAGCTCGGGCTTGACCCGCGGCGCATGATGCTTGTGACCGACGACCGCAGCGTGGAGTCGCTCGTGGACGAAGGGCATATGAACTTCGTTATCCGCAATGCGATCCGCCAAGGGGTGAAGCCGGTCACGGCCATCCAGATGGCGACGATCAACACGGCCGAGCGGTTCGGCGTCGTGCGGGACGTCGGCACGATCACGCCGGGCTCCTGCGCCGACATGGTGCTGCTGGACGGTCACCTCGCGGATGTGAATGTGGCCATGACCATCTGCGCGGGCGAAGTGGTCGCCGAGAAGGGCCGGATGGTCGTGGACCTGGAGCCGGCCGCTTATCCGGAGGAGGTCGTCCGCTCGGTCCGTCTGGCGGGTACGCCGAAGCCGGAGGATTTCGTCATCGCGGCGCCGGTGGCGGCGGGCACCTTGACGGCCCGCGTCATCCGCGTGCAGGAGAACCACGTGGAGACGAAGGCGGAGCAGCGGCCGGTTGAGGTCCGCGGCGGGCAGGTGGACCTCGCCGCCACGGCCGGCGGGCTGTGCAAGATCGCCGTGCTGGAGCGCCACCACGGCACCGGCGGACGGTCCGTCGCGCTGGTCGAAGGCATCGGCTTCGGCAGGCCGGCGGCGCTCGCGATGACCGTCGCGCACGACAGTCACAACCTGCTCGTCATCGGCAATGACGATGCGCTGATGGCCCGTGCCGCGGCGCGGGCGGCGGAGCTGCAGGGCGGGGCGGTCATCGCCTTGGATGACGGCGGAGCCGAGCTGCCGCTGCCGATCGCGGGCCTGCTGTCGGACGCCCCGTTCGAGCAGGTCGCGGAGCAGTCCCGCCGCCTCTCAGAGGCGCTGCAGGACGCCGGCTGCCGGCTCAATTACGCCTTCATGACCCTGTCGCTGCTGGCGCTCGTCGTCATCCCCGAGCTGCGCCTCTCCGACAAGGGGCTTGTGCAGATCACGGCCGAAGGCATTTCGCGGGTGCCGCTGTTCGTGGAATAA
- a CDS encoding helix-turn-helix domain-containing protein yields MVRDVEAELDALKLQLEDLQRVVGQMGADRTERRTVIESDRAEAGEGPERSLPGGTDAGSLHYSGAYRIGEEAFRWEPRERRVEELFGLDAEKAARILGAIGHKQRLDILRTVLQEPRTGGELVERLNMGTTGQLYHHIKALLGADLLVQEERGGRYAVPAHRRLPLLLLLAASADLLDASRYVEMTEARGHAGFYLGGIQAGQGYDPHPLIWALLENAAAEHRAGYSTEVRLFLHDDGSVTVADNGRGIPVRPLGAAGPAEVQTLLTELGQPSRSAVYEAPGADKEISPAVVNALSQRLTVEIRRDGNIYRQEYRYGVPQTGLLTVGATGETGTSITLLPDPELFGIRLQRDRLEERARSLAGACPGLQITVG; encoded by the coding sequence ATGGTACGTGACGTGGAGGCGGAACTGGACGCGTTGAAGCTTCAGCTGGAGGATCTGCAGCGGGTGGTTGGACAGATGGGAGCGGACCGGACAGAGCGGCGGACGGTGATTGAGTCCGACCGGGCGGAAGCAGGGGAAGGGCCGGAGCGGTCCCTGCCCGGAGGAACCGATGCCGGTTCGCTCCATTACTCGGGAGCTTACCGGATCGGGGAGGAAGCCTTCCGGTGGGAGCCCCGGGAACGCCGGGTGGAGGAGCTGTTCGGCCTGGATGCCGAGAAGGCGGCCCGGATCCTGGGGGCGATCGGGCACAAGCAGCGGCTCGATATTCTGCGGACGGTGCTGCAGGAGCCGCGAACCGGAGGAGAGCTCGTGGAACGCCTGAATATGGGCACGACCGGCCAGCTCTACCACCATATCAAGGCCCTGCTGGGGGCGGACCTGCTCGTCCAGGAAGAGCGGGGCGGACGGTATGCCGTACCCGCCCACCGGAGACTGCCGCTGCTTCTGCTGCTGGCGGCTTCCGCCGACCTGCTCGATGCGAGCCGCTATGTCGAGATGACCGAGGCTAGGGGCCATGCCGGCTTTTATCTCGGCGGAATCCAGGCGGGTCAGGGGTACGACCCGCATCCGCTGATCTGGGCGCTGCTTGAGAATGCAGCGGCGGAGCACCGCGCGGGCTACAGTACCGAAGTCCGGCTGTTCCTGCACGACGACGGCTCGGTTACCGTGGCGGATAACGGCCGCGGCATTCCGGTCCGTCCGCTCGGTGCCGCCGGACCGGCGGAAGTGCAGACCTTGCTGACGGAGCTGGGGCAGCCCTCCCGCTCCGCGGTCTATGAAGCGCCGGGGGCGGACAAGGAGATCTCGCCGGCTGTAGTCAACGCCCTGTCCCAGCGGCTGACCGTCGAGATCCGCCGCGACGGGAATATCTACCGGCAGGAGTACCGGTACGGCGTTCCGCAGACGGGGCTGCTGACGGTGGGGGCCACAGGGGAGACCGGCACCTCGATCACGCTGCTGCCGGACCCGGAGCTGTTCGGCATACGGCTTCAGCGTGACCGGCTGGAGGAGCGGGCCCGGTCGCTCGCCGGCGCCTGCCCGGGGCTGCAGATCACCGTAGGGTAG
- a CDS encoding AzlD domain-containing protein, which produces MDIRLDILWIILGTALVTLLPRVIPLVVLSRFELPPGMLRFLNQVPIAVMSALLAQEIFLESGRVVPLMENIKLLAALPTFLVAMLTKSLLGTVVTGVVTMALLQLWL; this is translated from the coding sequence ATGGACATCCGATTAGACATCCTGTGGATCATCCTGGGCACGGCCCTGGTGACCCTGCTGCCCCGGGTGATTCCGCTGGTGGTGCTGAGCCGCTTCGAGCTGCCCCCCGGAATGCTGCGCTTCCTGAATCAGGTGCCCATCGCCGTGATGTCGGCGCTGCTCGCCCAGGAGATCTTCCTGGAGAGCGGCCGGGTGGTGCCCCTCATGGAGAATATCAAGCTGCTCGCGGCCCTGCCGACGTTCCTGGTCGCCATGCTGACGAAGAGTCTGCTGGGTACGGTAGTTACGGGTGTGGTTACGATGGCGCTTCTGCAGCTGTGGTTGTAG
- a CDS encoding AzlC family ABC transporter permease has translation MECGSILEEGRSADRPERSMFLQGVRDCVPTLLGYLSIGLACGVIGTTSGLYPSEILLLSTLLYAGSAQFVVAGMVAAGGSAAAVIVTVLFVNLRHLLLSAALAPYFRRYAPWKNAILGSQLTDETFGVAVSRLAGMKGRARWMLGLNITAHVNWIAANMVGAYAGAWIPDPGKYGLPYALPAMFVGLLVLGFGTRQKKIVDGIVAVSAGAVCVAAGTFLPGHAAVLAAIVVAAVIGMGVQSWTSD, from the coding sequence ATGGAATGCGGAAGTATCTTGGAAGAAGGGCGCTCAGCCGATAGGCCGGAGCGCTCGATGTTCCTGCAGGGGGTCAGGGACTGCGTCCCGACGCTGCTCGGTTACTTGAGCATCGGTCTGGCCTGCGGGGTGATCGGAACGACCTCGGGGCTCTATCCGTCCGAGATCCTGCTCCTGTCCACCCTGCTGTATGCGGGCTCCGCCCAGTTCGTCGTTGCCGGGATGGTGGCGGCCGGCGGATCGGCCGCTGCGGTGATCGTCACCGTGCTCTTCGTGAACCTGAGGCATCTGCTGCTCAGCGCGGCGCTGGCTCCATACTTTCGCCGGTATGCCCCTTGGAAGAACGCTATCCTCGGCTCGCAGCTGACGGATGAGACGTTCGGTGTCGCCGTCTCGCGGCTCGCCGGGATGAAGGGGCGTGCCCGCTGGATGCTCGGCCTGAATATCACCGCCCACGTCAACTGGATAGCGGCCAATATGGTGGGCGCCTATGCCGGTGCCTGGATCCCCGACCCCGGCAAATACGGGCTGCCGTACGCCCTGCCGGCGATGTTCGTCGGTCTGCTCGTGCTCGGCTTCGGCACCCGGCAGAAGAAAATCGTCGATGGGATCGTGGCCGTCAGCGCAGGCGCCGTCTGTGTGGCGGCGGGTACGTTCCTGCCCGGGCATGCGGCCGTGCTGGCTGCGATCGTAGTGGCAGCTGTGATTGGCATGGGGGTGCAGTCATGGACATCCGATTAG
- a CDS encoding helix-turn-helix domain-containing protein, whose amino-acid sequence MEPIHLRVGRNLQTIRKQRELSLDKAAALTGVSKAMLGQIERGETNPTVGILWKIAQGLQVSFTAFMEEDLQDVVVVRLSDAQPVTEEDGRYRVYPLFPYRPGTPLEVFRVELEPGSSHHAEAHPKGLKEYIVVTSGTLRFTAGGQSYDLSAGEALCFKADRPHVYHNPGEATAYFQNVLYYEAP is encoded by the coding sequence TTGGAACCGATTCATCTTCGCGTAGGACGCAATCTGCAGACCATCCGCAAACAAAGAGAGCTCAGCCTGGATAAGGCCGCCGCCCTTACGGGGGTCAGCAAAGCGATGCTCGGACAGATCGAACGCGGGGAGACCAATCCGACCGTAGGGATTCTGTGGAAGATCGCCCAGGGGCTTCAGGTCTCTTTTACCGCCTTCATGGAGGAAGATCTTCAGGACGTCGTCGTGGTCCGCCTGAGCGATGCGCAGCCCGTTACCGAAGAGGACGGACGCTATCGCGTCTATCCGCTCTTCCCCTACCGCCCCGGTACGCCGCTCGAGGTATTCCGCGTGGAGCTCGAGCCCGGCAGCTCCCATCATGCCGAAGCACATCCCAAGGGACTTAAGGAATATATCGTCGTGACCTCCGGGACTCTCCGCTTTACAGCCGGCGGCCAGTCCTACGACCTCTCGGCCGGCGAAGCCCTCTGCTTCAAGGCGGACCGGCCCCACGTATACCATAATCCCGGGGAAGCAACCGCCTATTTTCAGAACGTGCTGTATTATGAAGCGCCGTGA
- a CDS encoding class I SAM-dependent methyltransferase, translated as MTKMEGFKRELARSYDGDAARRSGRALPEWKLAERERFLARLQKDQCRTLFEIGAGAGVDGAYFAAQGLNVTCTDLSPAMVQSCRERGLQAQVMDFYALELPDGTFDALYAMNCLLHVPKADFGGVLSELARVLKPGGLFYMGLYGGTESEGPWEGDWCDPPRFFSFHTDRELVRRVEGIFGLEGFSTVPQSGELHFHSLLLRRPIRAGSV; from the coding sequence ATGACGAAGATGGAAGGGTTCAAAAGGGAGCTGGCGCGTTCCTACGACGGGGATGCGGCCCGCCGGAGCGGCAGGGCGCTGCCGGAGTGGAAGCTGGCGGAGCGGGAGCGGTTCCTTGCCCGGCTCCAGAAGGATCAGTGCCGCACTCTGTTCGAAATTGGTGCCGGAGCGGGAGTGGACGGCGCTTACTTCGCGGCGCAGGGCCTCAACGTTACCTGTACCGACCTGTCCCCGGCGATGGTCCAAAGCTGCAGGGAGCGGGGGCTGCAGGCGCAGGTCATGGACTTCTACGCCTTGGAACTGCCGGACGGCACATTCGATGCGCTCTATGCGATGAACTGCCTGCTGCATGTGCCCAAGGCGGACTTCGGAGGTGTGCTGAGCGAGCTGGCCCGCGTTCTGAAGCCGGGCGGCTTGTTCTACATGGGCTTATACGGAGGGACGGAATCCGAGGGGCCGTGGGAAGGCGATTGGTGCGATCCTCCACGTTTCTTCAGCTTCCATACGGACCGGGAGCTGGTGCGGCGGGTCGAGGGTATCTTCGGCCTCGAAGGGTTCTCCACCGTACCGCAGTCCGGGGAGCTTCACTTCCATTCCCTGCTGCTCCGAAGGCCGATTCGGGCCGGGTCGGTTTAG
- a CDS encoding ZIP family metal transporter: MWQAAMWGAVSGSAVLLGALAAILFTIPKKIIGYIMAFGTGVLIGAAAYELLGESVRDGGLMPTTGGFLIGAAVFTAFDVYISRKGGSKRKRSDHSKQRCEEEDTGTGSSGLAIFAGTVMDAIPESIMIGASLLEGGSVSWLLVIAIFLSNIPEGLSSTAGLRKGGYSKGKILILWASVMVISALSSLGGFAFMENASEAVMAFIAAFAGGGIIAMIASTMMPEAYEEGGPVIGFIASLGLLVSLVLDHLA; encoded by the coding sequence ATGTGGCAAGCGGCGATGTGGGGAGCGGTATCCGGCTCCGCCGTTCTGCTCGGCGCCCTGGCGGCGATTCTCTTCACGATTCCGAAGAAGATCATCGGGTATATCATGGCGTTCGGCACGGGCGTGCTCATTGGTGCGGCCGCCTATGAGCTGCTCGGCGAATCGGTGAGGGACGGGGGGCTGATGCCGACGACAGGCGGCTTCCTGATCGGCGCGGCGGTATTCACCGCCTTCGACGTCTACATCTCCCGCAAGGGGGGCTCGAAGCGCAAACGATCCGACCACAGCAAGCAGCGGTGTGAAGAAGAGGACACCGGGACGGGCAGCAGCGGGCTCGCCATCTTCGCAGGCACCGTCATGGACGCCATTCCCGAGTCGATCATGATCGGAGCGTCCCTGCTTGAGGGAGGCTCCGTGAGCTGGCTGCTCGTGATCGCCATCTTCCTCAGCAACATTCCCGAGGGACTGTCTTCCACCGCAGGCCTGCGGAAGGGGGGCTATTCCAAGGGTAAAATCCTCATCCTCTGGGCCTCCGTCATGGTCATCTCGGCCCTGAGCTCGCTGGGGGGCTTTGCGTTCATGGAGAACGCCTCGGAGGCGGTCATGGCGTTCATTGCCGCTTTCGCCGGCGGCGGCATTATTGCGATGATCGCCTCGACCATGATGCCCGAGGCGTACGAAGAGGGCGGACCGGTCATCGGCTTCATCGCGTCGCTGGGACTGCTCGTCTCCCTCGTGCTCGACCACCTGGCGTGA